A section of the Naumovozyma dairenensis CBS 421 chromosome 5, complete genome genome encodes:
- the SNP1 gene encoding U1 snRNP complex subunit SNP1 (similar to Saccharomyces cerevisiae SNP1 (YIL061C); ancestral locus Anc_7.250) has product MAPSSRITDVSKISSDISTIFKPRPPLRHFKPTDYPVHRRRTNPNITGISKYINSHLLSYVKEYSTTTTTNSEVTENNEVVLGNKIAQENKEALDKWNPHEDPNIKDTDPYRTIFVGRLPYDIDELQLQKHFLKFGQIEKIRIVRDKFNNNKSKGYGFIVFHDPISSKMACKEIGVHRGLEINGRICIVDIERSRTVKYFRPRRLGGGLGGRGYNQRDIFTSASSLSSVRSRNYPEVRHRPVAGEGRYRGSGFTDEYQNKMPGSHGRFNPSFPQSSRYNSTIPLPSYEDGTSATEKVTATIGYKSRTSRTKEKVSKKPEIPDY; this is encoded by the coding sequence ATGGCACCATCATCGAGGATTACCGACGTTTCAAAAATCTCTTCTGATATTTCTACTATTTTCAAACCAAGACCTCCATTAAGGCATTTCAAACCCACCGACTATCCTGTACatagaagaagaacgaATCCCAATATTACTGGtatatcaaaatatattaatagcCATCTATTAAGTTACGTAAAGGAATACTCAACTACTACAACTACCAATTCGGAAGTGACTGAAAATAATGAGGTTGTTCTTGGGAATAAAATTGCTCAAGAGAATAAGGAAGCATTAGATAAATGGAATCCACACGAAGACCCAAACATAAAAGATACTGATCCATATAGGACTATTTTTGTCGGGAGGTTACCatatgatattgatgaacttcaattacaaaaacattttttgaaatttggacagattgaaaaaataagaattGTGCGagataaatttaataataataaatcaaaaggGTATGGATTTATAGTTTTTCATGACCCCATAAGTAGTAAGATGGCTTGTAAGGAAATAGGTGTACATCGAGGATTGGAAATCAATGGACGGATATGTATCGTTGATATCGAGAGAAGTAGAACTGTTAAATATTTCAGACCAAGACGGTTAGGTGGCGGACTTGGTGGGAGAGGATACAATCAACGTGATATTTTTACTtcagcatcatcattatcgtcAGTACGTAGTCGTAATTATCCAGAAGTGAGGCATAGACCTGTGGCAGGTGAAGGTCGTTATAGAGGATCTGGGTTTACGGATgaatatcaaaataaaatgcCAGGATCTCATGGTAGATTTAATCCATCTTTTCCTCAGAGCAGCAGATATAATAGTACGATCCCACTGCCTAGTTATGAAGATGGAACCAGCGCTACCGAAAAAGTGACAGCAACAATAGGTTATAAATCGAGAACatcaagaacaaaagaaaaggtATCGAAAAAACCAGAGATTCCAGATTACTGA